In a genomic window of Dyadobacter fermentans DSM 18053:
- a CDS encoding SDR family NAD(P)-dependent oxidoreductase: MPTYQNKTVIVTGAGNGIGSVVAAHYARQGAAVALWDRDADGLRTVQESLEKEGFKVISRVIDLTNPDEIVTGFEQDGGTLGRIDVLINNAGLGHTQSPYELAVDDWDYVLNTNLRGTFLCAREAAKVMRTQGRGAIVNIASTRALMSEPNTEAYAASKGGILALTHALAISLGPDHITVNAISPGWIETGDYSQLKTTDHAQHPAGRVGKPDDIARACLYLTNPENDFMTGTNLVIDGGMTRKMIYEE, from the coding sequence ATGCCGACATATCAAAACAAAACAGTGATCGTAACCGGTGCCGGAAATGGCATCGGGAGCGTGGTCGCAGCGCATTATGCCCGGCAAGGTGCCGCCGTGGCACTGTGGGACCGCGATGCCGACGGCCTGCGTACCGTGCAGGAAAGCCTGGAAAAAGAAGGTTTTAAAGTCATCTCGCGGGTGATAGACCTGACCAATCCCGACGAGATCGTCACGGGTTTCGAACAGGACGGCGGTACGCTCGGGCGAATCGACGTGCTGATCAACAACGCGGGGCTGGGCCATACGCAATCTCCGTATGAACTGGCCGTAGATGACTGGGATTATGTGCTTAATACCAACCTGCGCGGCACATTCCTGTGTGCCCGCGAGGCCGCTAAGGTGATGCGTACGCAAGGCCGCGGAGCGATTGTGAACATCGCCTCCACGCGGGCGCTGATGTCGGAGCCGAACACCGAAGCCTACGCGGCTTCCAAAGGCGGCATTCTGGCGCTCACCCACGCGCTGGCAATTTCCCTGGGGCCCGATCATATTACGGTGAACGCGATCAGTCCCGGATGGATCGAAACGGGTGATTACAGCCAGCTGAAAACGACGGACCATGCGCAGCATCCGGCGGGGCGCGTAGGCAAGCCCGACGACATTGCACGCGCATGCCTCTACCTGACCAACCCGGAGAACGACTTCATGACCGGCACGAACCTGGTCATTGACGGCGGCATGACCCGCAAAATGATTTATGAGGAATGA
- a CDS encoding type IA DNA topoisomerase: protein MDTHTGPAGGGSRIMKVCIAEKPSVAKDIAAVIGAGQRRDGYYEGNGYQVTWTFGHFCTLKEPHDYTERWKSWRLEELPMIPSSFGIKLIDNEGAMRQFGVIETLVRNCEEVINCGDAGQEGELIQRWVLLKAKCNVPVKRLWISSLTEQAIREGFEKLREASQYDNLYAAGSARAIGDWLLGMNATRLFTKKFGGGKAVLSIGRVQTPTLALIVQRQKEIDAFVSEEYWELKTIYRETEFTATIDRIKNVEKANKGLAYLQQHDFEVTAFEKKEGKEGNPRLFDLTSLQVEANKKYGYSAEDTLKHIQNLYEKKFVTYPRVDTTYLSEDLHPKVEGILRELTYYSQFTAPLLANLPIPKSKNVFDDKKVTDHHAIIPTGVLPAHISQDEKRIYDLIARRFIAVFYPECRVSNTTVLGVVGQVEFKATGKQILEPGWRELYANDNASKKEAEEEKVMPIFEVGERGPHEPRVHQGKTSPPKAYTEATLLRAMETAGKQVEDEEMRELMKDSGIGRPSTRANIIETLFKRKYIEKKKKNVFATQTGIDLIDTIQNELLKSAELTGHWERKLRQIEKGEYAMDTFKQELIDMVVKLTHEVKNERARSITIVEEAPVAEKEEKPKKERKPREPKEDIAIETLNCPKCREHLLKKGKTAYGCSNFQACGFKIPFEFLGKKLTDKHIFDLLSKGKTVKIKGLQIPGSPDPIDARLVMNGDFNFEVG, encoded by the coding sequence ATGGACACACATACCGGCCCGGCCGGTGGCGGATCGAGAATTATGAAAGTTTGTATTGCAGAAAAACCCAGCGTAGCCAAAGACATTGCAGCGGTAATCGGCGCAGGCCAGCGCCGCGACGGTTATTACGAAGGCAATGGCTACCAGGTAACGTGGACATTCGGCCATTTCTGCACCCTCAAAGAACCGCACGACTACACCGAACGCTGGAAATCGTGGCGGCTGGAAGAGCTCCCGATGATCCCTTCCAGCTTCGGAATCAAGCTGATAGACAATGAAGGCGCCATGCGGCAGTTCGGCGTGATCGAAACGCTCGTGCGCAACTGCGAGGAGGTGATCAACTGCGGTGACGCCGGCCAGGAAGGCGAGCTCATCCAGCGCTGGGTGCTGCTCAAAGCCAAATGCAACGTTCCCGTGAAGCGGCTCTGGATTTCGTCCCTCACCGAGCAGGCGATCCGCGAGGGCTTCGAAAAGCTGCGCGAGGCCAGCCAATACGACAATTTATACGCCGCCGGCAGCGCGCGCGCCATCGGCGACTGGCTGCTGGGCATGAATGCGACGCGGCTTTTCACTAAAAAATTCGGCGGCGGCAAGGCCGTGTTATCCATCGGCCGCGTACAAACGCCCACGCTCGCGCTCATCGTGCAGCGGCAAAAGGAGATCGACGCATTCGTTTCGGAAGAATATTGGGAGCTCAAAACCATTTACCGCGAAACCGAGTTCACAGCCACGATCGACCGCATTAAGAATGTAGAAAAAGCCAATAAGGGCCTCGCTTACCTCCAACAGCACGATTTCGAGGTTACCGCTTTTGAAAAAAAGGAAGGCAAGGAAGGCAATCCGCGGCTTTTTGACCTCACTTCGTTGCAGGTCGAGGCCAATAAGAAATACGGTTATTCGGCAGAAGATACTTTGAAGCACATTCAAAATCTTTACGAAAAGAAGTTTGTGACTTACCCGCGGGTGGATACCACTTATTTGTCGGAAGATTTACATCCGAAAGTGGAGGGTATTCTCCGCGAATTGACCTATTATAGCCAATTCACGGCACCGCTGCTGGCGAACCTGCCCATTCCGAAGTCCAAGAATGTGTTCGACGACAAGAAGGTCACCGACCACCACGCCATTATCCCTACGGGCGTGCTTCCGGCGCACATTAGTCAGGATGAAAAGCGCATTTACGACCTGATCGCCCGTCGCTTCATCGCGGTGTTCTATCCCGAATGCCGGGTTTCCAACACCACAGTCCTCGGCGTGGTCGGCCAGGTGGAGTTCAAAGCCACAGGTAAGCAAATCCTTGAACCCGGCTGGCGGGAGCTGTACGCGAATGATAACGCATCCAAAAAAGAAGCGGAAGAAGAAAAGGTAATGCCGATTTTCGAAGTAGGCGAGCGGGGTCCGCACGAGCCGCGGGTGCACCAGGGCAAAACATCACCGCCGAAAGCTTACACCGAAGCCACGCTGCTGCGCGCCATGGAAACGGCAGGCAAGCAGGTGGAGGACGAGGAAATGCGCGAGTTGATGAAAGACAGCGGCATCGGCCGCCCGTCTACCCGCGCGAACATCATCGAGACGCTCTTCAAGCGTAAGTACATCGAAAAGAAGAAGAAGAACGTATTCGCCACCCAAACGGGCATTGACCTTATCGACACCATTCAGAATGAGCTTTTGAAAAGCGCAGAACTGACCGGGCATTGGGAGCGGAAGCTGCGCCAGATCGAAAAGGGCGAATATGCGATGGACACTTTCAAGCAGGAGCTGATCGACATGGTGGTGAAGCTCACGCACGAGGTGAAGAACGAGCGGGCGCGGTCCATCACCATTGTCGAAGAAGCACCGGTGGCCGAAAAAGAGGAAAAGCCCAAAAAGGAGCGAAAACCCCGCGAGCCGAAAGAAGATATCGCGATTGAAACCCTCAACTGCCCCAAATGCAGGGAGCATCTGTTGAAAAAGGGCAAAACCGCCTACGGATGCAGCAATTTCCAGGCTTGCGGCTTTAAAATACCATTCGAATTCCTGGGCAAGAAGCTGACCGACAAGCACATTTTCGACCTGCTAAGCAAAGGCAAAACGGTCAAAATCAAAGGCCTGCAAATCCCCGGCAGCCCCGACCCCATTGACGCCCGCCTGGTCATGAACGGCGACTTCAACTTTGAAGTCGGCTAG
- a CDS encoding response regulator transcription factor gives MKLLLIEDEPNVISLIQRSLTANGHEITIAMDGQSGLQMVLQHQFDVIILDLMIPIINGMEVCRRARNAQVTTPILMLTALGTTENIVSGLDSGADDYMTKPFKLAELEARLRTLIRRGKEPEKEKNDKVLTLGDLVLDKVTKTVKRGGQPIELTATEFRLLEYLLSNTNRVLNRMEILENVWDINFNLGTNVVDVYINYLRKKIDKNHDIKLIHTVFGMGYVIRQSYEDTK, from the coding sequence ATGAAGCTTCTGCTCATCGAAGATGAGCCTAACGTTATATCGCTGATCCAACGCAGTCTCACAGCCAACGGCCACGAAATCACCATTGCGATGGACGGGCAGTCGGGTTTGCAGATGGTGTTGCAGCACCAGTTCGACGTCATTATCCTCGACCTGATGATCCCGATCATTAACGGCATGGAGGTGTGCCGCCGGGCGCGCAATGCACAGGTTACCACGCCGATCCTCATGCTCACCGCACTCGGTACGACCGAAAATATCGTTTCCGGACTCGATTCCGGAGCTGATGACTACATGACCAAGCCATTCAAGCTGGCTGAGCTCGAAGCGCGCCTGCGGACGCTGATACGCCGCGGGAAGGAGCCCGAAAAGGAGAAAAACGACAAAGTACTTACGCTCGGCGACCTCGTGCTCGACAAGGTAACCAAAACCGTGAAGCGGGGAGGGCAGCCGATCGAACTCACCGCCACGGAATTTCGCCTGCTCGAATACCTGCTTTCTAATACAAACCGCGTGCTGAACCGCATGGAAATACTTGAAAATGTGTGGGATATCAATTTCAACCTGGGCACGAACGTGGTGGATGTTTACATCAACTACCTCCGTAAAAAGATCGATAAGAACCACGATATTAAACTGATCCACACTGTTTTCGGAATGGGCTACGTGATCCGCCAGTCGTATGAGGATACAAAATAA